ACTCGCAGATTTTCACTTGAAGCCGAATGAACATACAATTTTTTACCCCATATCATCTGAATGCATTGGCTAAGATAGATGGCTGTTCACAAGACGGAACACACCGAGGAACGCCAAAAGCCAACACCGGAATGAGCGGAGTACTTGGACAATTTAAAGGCCAAGATTGAACGACCCCAAAGGGGATAAAAATGTCACAACTGACCGATAAAGATGAAATTAAAGCTGACCATTATTTTTTTTGGCTTTCAGAATATCGCACTAGAAAGTTTTATCTGACGAATACAATCGATGAATTTAAAAATATGGTTAAAAATTTTATCCATATTTTTTCAGTTCGCTACCATATCCCTTCAGACGTAATAGAAAAATATTCTTTTGAAGATATTGTTGGCGAAATCAATATGAGTCAATACAGCACAAATAAAGACGAAAATGGCAAAATAAAAATCAGTCGTCTTAATATGCACGATGAAGAAAACTCTAAAAACAATAAAGATATTGTACAAATAGAATATAAAAACGTATTAGCATTCATGGAACATATAAGTGATTTAACATTTAAAACCCCACCATGGAAAATTAACAAATCAGAATCCATTATTGATGATATATACAACAATCAAAACTTTCAGTTTCTACACGTCGGCACTGCATTTAATAAATTTAAAGCCAACATCCGCCCCAAAGCGAGTGGACAAAGAATTGAATGGAAAAAGCAAGAAGATGGATCAATTCTTCTTTCAGAATTAAATATAAATATTAATAACGACTTAGACCTTATTGTTAAAGAGTTTCAACTTTTGCTATCGTCAATTATTTTCACTCAATCAGATAAAAAAGACGGGCCAGCAGCAAACAATATCATAAAAATGTATAAAGATTACGCTGTTATGTTCATAAAAAAATCCACAGAAATCTCCTATACGCATAAGAGTGATACACCAAGAGCTATCGGAATATGGTTATGGGATTACGTCAATGACAATAAATGCTCCGTACTTTCTGCTATAAGAGAAATGCGTAACTGCTCGTTTTTAAAAACTATCGGCTATTACAACACCCCTGATAGAGTTTTTTCCAGAATGTATTCACAAACGAATGAATGCATAAAAAATGGTGAAGTATTACCTATGAGCCAGTGCTAACACGCTGATATTTTACTGCATAAATTTGGACAGTTTTTCCATTTCAATATCTGTCTGACAGTTTCAGCATATGCATTAAAGTCCTAGAATGCTCCGATAACGTCCATTACTCTCTAAGAAAATCTTATTTTTTCTACATGGAGAGTAACATGACAAATACCATTCTCCCTACCACTGGCTTCATGCGCCTGAGCCAAGTTCTCCAGTTTATCCCCATCAGCCAAAGCACTTGGTATTCTGGAATAAAGACGGGCCGATTTCCTCAGCCCGTCAAGCTTGGGCCAAGAACAACGGTATACCGCGCTGAAGACATTCGCAAACTGATTGACGAATTTGGTGTTCAAAGCCCCGCTCAATAGGCCGATGTCATGAACACTGACATTCGGCTTTCCGTCAATTTCTTCACCCACCCCAAGACGGTGAAATTAGAACGCCAGTTAGGGCTAGAGGGCGTTGTTTCGCTTCTTCGCCTATGGCTGTGGGCTGTGCAAAACAGGGCAAGCGGCGCGCTCACAGGCATGGACGATGAAGATATTGAAATCGTATCCGGCTGGCCTGGGGACTCTGGCGCATTTATCAGAGCCATTGTTGCATTAAGGCTTCTTGACCTCGCAGAGGCCACATACCACTTGCACGATTGGCAAGAGCACAATCCATGGCAGGCAGAAGCTGAAGACCGCGCGGACAAGGCACGCTTTTCACGCCTGCGGCAGGTATGCCCTGAAGCATTTGAACGCCTTAAAAATTCAGGCACTACCGCCATTTCAAAGGCTGAATACGTCAAATTAACTTCACGGCGAAGTGCTGGCGACCGCCAAGCGACCGCCGAAGAAATGCCGAGCGATACCCCGGCGACCGCTGGCGCATCGCTGACCTCGCGCCAGCTCCTTTCCTCTCCTTGCCTTTCCTCTCCCTACCATGCCGAAGAAGGAAGAGAGTCTTCACTACGTTCAGACTCTTTGTCAGGGCTAAGCGTCCCTGACGTGACGGCGGGGTCGCCATCTGAAGCCGCACAAGAAGGGACTCTTCGCAAAAAGCAGGCAAAGAAACAGCCCGCAGAGTTCCCCGAAACTTCAGATGCCTACCAACTCGCGGTTGTCATGCGGAACACGCTCAAGGCCAATGTACCAACGCTCAAAGAACCAGACCTGCAAAAGTGGGCACAATGCTTCGATGTTGCCATGAGAAACGATGATCGTATGAAGGACGCGAGCTTTGTCACACAGGTAATAGCATGGGCCTGTTCAGATTCCTTCTGGCGGGCAAACATTCAAAGCCCCGGCAAACTGCGCGAAAAATTCGACCAACTCACGGCAAAAATGGAAACAGAGGCTGCAAAAAGGCGAAATTCTCCACAGGCAACACCGTGGAAATCACCGGCACAGCGCAGGTTTGAAGCCAACCAGCAAGCGGGAAGAGAAGCAAAACGCCTACTCTTCGGCGAACAGGAAGTCAGGGAGTACCAGCAATGAGGGCTGAGGACTTTGACCGATTTGACGCGCTTATTCAGGGTGTAGCCGATTGCTACGGGCAAACGCTGACTGCACAGGGGATTGCCTTGCGGTTCAAGATGCTAACCCCGTTTGACTATGCCGCAGTTGAAAGAGCCGCGCTTGCGATCATGGCCACACGCAAGTTTACCACAATGCCCACGCCCGCAGACTTTATTGACCATTTGAACGGCGGGAATGTTGAAGATCAGGCCGAAGTCGAATCAGGCAAAGTATTGCAGGCCATTTCAACGCATGGCGGGTATGCCAGTGTGGTTTTCGACGATCCCACAACGCAGGCAGTTATCGTGCAGGCATATGGCGGATGGGTGCAGATGTGCGCCAAATGCGGCGTTGAAGAATCTGAAAAATGGTTTCGTACGAACTTTGCCAAAACATGGGCTGCATACAAAAGGCAAGACATCAAAGTGTTCGGCGTGCTTGGGGGAAGGTGTGAAATTCAAAATACCGCCAACGGCTTTGCTGAATACCAAGACAAGCCCAAGCTGGTGGGCAATCAGAAAAAGGCAATTGCTGTGCTTGAGTCTGTTGAAAAAAGCGGCCTTGAAAGTTCTTCCACTGGAATCGTTTCATTACTGGAAGCAGGGCTAAAAAACTCAATGCAAGGTATCAGCCAATGACAACCAATTTTACCCAGGGGTGGCTCACACTGGCAGAGGTGGCGGAGTTTCTTCGCGTCTCCCCCACTACGGTACGCCGTCTCATAACAACCGGCAGGCTACGGGCCAACAACACGTCATGCGCAACAAGGCCGCTCTGGCGCATCCATGAGCAATGGATAGCCGACTACGCTCAAAAAACCCCAGAACAAAAGGAAGAAAACAATGCCCCCATGCAGACCGCTGAAGATTGAAGAATGTGCCGCAATGTACAGCGCCTATACTGGCCGCCACAAATTGCGCAATCAGTGCTTGCACCTGCTCTGCCTTACAAGAGGCCTCCGCATCCATGAGGCTCTTTCCATCAGGGTTTCAGACGTGCTGCAAAACCGGCAGGTGGTTCAGGCGCTTCAGGTACAGCGCGGCAAGATGAAGCAGGCGGCGCAGGGCCGCACTATCCTGCTGCCAGCACAAACCCGCGAAGCAATCCGGCTTCAGCTGGATTGGCTGCTCAAGTACGGCCACCTTGGCCCAGATCAGTTTTTATTTCGCAGTCAACTGGGCGACCGGCCCATGCAAGTGGCAGAAGCATGGAAGATTTTCAATGACGCTGCGAACAAGGCAGGGCTTCGCCGGGACTTGGGAACGTTGGCCACACACAGTTGGCGCAAGACTTTTGCCACAGAAATTTTCTGCGCTGCCATTGACCGGGTTCAGGCTGGTGAGCGCATTGACCCCATGCGCGAGGTTGCCCGCGCCCTGGGCCATGCGGACATGAAGAACACTGAAAAGTATCTGCCTGTTGACCCTGAAGTCGCCTTCAAAAACATGCAGATGTTGGAAGCCAGGCACAGCTACGCGCTGCCCTGAACACCCCCACTTTTCCACAGGGCAAAACATTTCTTTTTGAAAAAGAAATGCACCGAGCAATTCAAAAATTCATGAGCATAACTGCAAGAAATAATTCAAAAACATATATGCAAAAAAAGAAATCGAGGTGAGCAGATACGCGCTGTTCGCATAGGAAGCACCCCTGTGAGCATATAGCGCCATGTAGCGATACAGAAGAAATGAAGCACCAAGTACATGCAGTCTTTTTCCTTTTTAAAACACCACTTTTCACCATGCTGTTGAAAAACGCCAAAACAACGCTGAAGGAGAACCCCATGAATCCCCAAACGACTATCGAAACTTCCTCCCTTGCCGATGGCGAAAACAAAGAATCCATCCTTGAGCACACGGCAATGGAGCCAGATACCGCCATGGCCGCTTACCATGAAGGCATGAAGAAAGGGGAAAAGCATGCGACAGAATTGTGGGACAGTGAGGACAAGCGATGAATATGAATTCGTTTCGCGTCCCCATGAAGCCGGGCGGCGGCATGCCCACCTATCAGCAACAACAGCAGTACCCCACGCCCGGAGTGGATACTTCCGCGCGCCTCTCTGACACCGCCGCGCAGATTTACCAACAAGGGGCAGCCCAACAGGCCCAAGGCATGGAAAAGTTAGGCCAGGGTTTGGAGCAAGCCTCCAAGGCCGGGTATGACCTGTACACTGATTATCAGACCACCCAAGCCAAGGACGCTTGGTTGCAGTACAAGCAAGGCGCACAAAAGCTGCAAGCCCAACTTGGCTCTTTGTCGGGCAAGGATGCCATAGATGATAAAAACGGCGTCATTGCGCAGATGAAAACATGGAGGGAGCAGACCAGGGCAGAAGTTGCGGGTAGGCTTGGCGGCATGGCCGCTGGCCTTTTTGACCGTGCAGCATCAGAAACTGACGCCACCTTGGATTCATGGGCAACAGGCAAGGTACATGCCGAGGGAATCAACTACGGCAATGCCACCAGCAAGGCACAGATTTCCCTTGCCCAAAATCAGGCTTTGGCCGATGCAGCCAACCCCGCAGCATTCGGCGCGCAGCTCGGTGTGATTAAGGCCGAACTTGAAAACATTGCACGGCGCAGCGGCTATGATGATGCATGGGTAGAGGCAGGCTTGCAGGATATACGACAAAAAACGCTTATCCAAGCCATATCTGACAGCATTTCTGGTGAACAGTTGGGAAAAGCAAACAGCATTATCAAAGACTATGCGCCGTTGCTTGGCGGGCATGTAGATGCATTGCGGGCCAAAGCTGCCGCCAAAGGCCGCGAACTGGAAGCCCGCTCCCGCGCGGATTCGGAAATGCGTTTCGTCGGCGCTTTTGCCAATGATCCGCTGAAGGGCATCGCCGAAATATCCACGCCTGAAGGAATGGCAAAATACGGCATGGATGCAAAAACCGCCATCAGTGTGCGCAGCATGCTGCAAACGCAGTGGAGCTTCAACAAAACCGTCGAGAAGCAAAAAAACGACAACTATGTCACCAGCACTGTAAACGGCATTTACTCCACGCTCATGGGCGACCCAGACAAGGGAATCGCTCCAGCCCCTGCCAAGGCATACCAGGATTTGCAGAACTCCAACCTCGACGCCATTACAAAAATTGAAATGGGCAAGAAGCTGGAAGAAGGAACCATCGGCAAAACACGCGACCCCGCCGCCGTGAATGATATGGCCCGGCAGATCGTCAACGGCTCCATAGATTCCGATGCCCCCATTGATATGATGCTTGCCCAGGGCAAGGCCAGCGTGGGCGATGTGACAATGCTCAAGGGCATGCGCAAGGATATGGACGGCCCGCTGAAGGATTACCTCAAACGCGCCGACAATCTCATTAAAAATGCATATGCCCGTTCACAGTTTGCCGCAGGCACACCAGAAGCAGCCATCAAGGAAGACCGGGCGCGCAGCCAGCTCAGCACTGTCATTACCGAGGCATACAAAAAAGGCGGGCCTGAATCCGTGGAAAAGCTGTTCAACAGCGATACGCCCATGTCCATCATGAATAGCAACGCCATAACCGTTGACGATGCCTTGAGCAACGTGAACAGAGTTATCAGTGCTGGTGGGGCTGGCAAAGAGAAAAAGCCCAAAGAGGGTATTGCAGACAACTTAAAGCGCAATCCTATCGGAGGGGCAGAATGAGCCAGCAACTTGAGCAGCCAAAGGGAAATCAAGACTTCTATCTTGAACTGCGCACTCGTGGATATTCTGACCAAGAAATTCAGGACTACATGCGCCCCCATTTAACAGATCGCGGCTTCTCTGACCAAGAAATAAACTCCTATTTCAAGGGCTATGATCCCGTTTCCATGCTGGATGCCATTCAATACGGCTTCCAGGGGTCAGTTACGGGCCTTGCCTCGCGCGAAAAGCTGCCGGACAGCCTTACCCCACAGCAGGTTTCCCAGATGTCCACCATGCAGCGCGTGGGCATGCAGGTGGGTACACTAGCAGGTGACATGCCTACCCTGGCCGCTGGCGCTGCTGCGGGCTTGCTTGGCGGCCCAGCTGCGCCCGTCAGCGTTCCGGCTTCGGCGATGGCGCTCACAGAGGGAACGCGCGCCTATTACATGGAGCAGATCAAGAACGGCGATGTGCGGTCTTCAGAGGAATTTTTGCGCCGGTCTGGCGCTGTTCTCGGCTCTGCGGCCAAAGGCGCAGTCATAGGTGGGCTTACGGGCGGCGCGGGCGTTGTTGCTGGCCGTGGGGCCGCAATGCTTGGTGCAACGACTGGCATGCAGACTGCGGCAAGCCTGACAGCAGAAACAGCTACCATGCCCACCACCGCCGCAGGAATAGAAGGACGGTTGCCAGAGCCTCACGAATTTGTTGACGCCGCTATTCTTGTGGGAGGTATACACGCTGCGGGAGGCCTCCGCCACGTCCCCGAAGTGGTTCCCAAGCTGCGGGACATTTATGCGAAAACGGGCAAGGACCCCATTGCCGTTGCCCAGGCGGCTGAAACTGACCCGACAGTCAGACAGGATATACTTTCCATCAACCGGGATATTCCGCAGGCCATAGCTGAAGAGATCGCCGCCAAGCGCCCGCAAGACATCAAGCCCGAATCTGAGACAGAAAGCAGCGCTCCAACCACTCCAACCGCTGCAAGCGATGAAGGCGCACTTCAGAGCGCAGGCAGTGGAACACACATCCCCATTGCTGAAGACAAGCCCGTTATGCCCGAAGGCGAATTGAGCAGGGCCGCTGCTGTGCCGCTTTCTGACGTGGTGCAATCGTTGGCTGACGCGCTTGAAGTGCCAATCCGCACGGGCAAAATGGGGCCATCTGGCAGGGACGCCGAGGGCATTTACAAGGTCACGCCCGAAGTGATCAGGACGCGCACCGCCAACGACGTGGCCACCGTTGTGCATGAGGCTGGCCACCACATCCAAAAGCAGCTTTTTGGTGATATTTCAGCCGCCCCGTTGCGGGCATTTCGTGATGAACTTGCCCCCATTGCCACCCAGCCACGCGCGGGACAGTCTGCATTGCCCGAAGGCTTCGCGGAGTTCGTGGCAAAATATGTGGTCAACCCCGATGAAGCCAAGGCCGTTGCTCCCCGCTTCTATGAGCACTTTGAAAAGACGCTTTCAGAGCGCGCCCCAGAATTCGGCACGGCGCTTTTAAACGCGCGTGAAGCGGTCAAACGCTGGGCAGACCAGCCAGCCGCCCAGGAAGTCCTTTCACATATCAGCATTGAAGGTCGTGAGAGTGAGGGGCTTATTTCGCGCCTCCTTTCTAAGGACACTTGGGATACTCTCTACACCAATTTTGTTGACCGTCTGTATCCTCTGAAAAAAGCCACAGATATTCTTGCTGAAGGCAAGGAACTGCCAGCGGACATGAACCCCTACACCCTGGCCCGCACGTTTGCGGGGGCCAAGGGCAAGGCCACGCACTTTATTGAGCGTTCCCCGTTCACTTATGGCACATGGGAGAACGTGGGCAAGCCCCTGGCAGAAACCCTGCGGGCCGTGGACAATCTGGACGAATTCAGGGCTTTCCTTGTTTCCAGGCGAGGCCTTGAGCTTGAAAGCCGGGGCATCAAGTCTGGCATTCGCCCTGAAGCCATGCGCGCAACCGCTGAGAGGCTGGGTGAAAAATACGAGCCTCTGGCCCGCGAACTGGATGAATACCAGAACCATGTTGTGAATTACCTGGTGGATTCTGGAATGCTCAGCGCGGAAACGGCGGCCGCCATGCGGGAAATGAATCAAAACTATGTCCCGTTCTTCCGCGTCATGGAAAATGCCGGCGGATTCCTCGGAAGCGGGAAGTCGCTCACTGGTCGCAACCCTATCCGACGCGTCAAGGGCAGCGGGCGCGATATTATTGACCCGCTGGAATCCATCATCAAGAACACCTACGCCATGATTGAAGCGGCGGAAAAGAACGGCATTGGCCGCGCCCTCACAGACCTTGCCAGCAAAACCGATGGCGCGGGCTGGCTGGTGGAAAAATTACCCACGCCGAAAGCAGCGGTGCAGGTCAGGGCTGAAGACGTGAGCAAGGCTTTCATTGATTCCCTTGGCCCAATCAGCCCCAGCATAAAGGATTCAATTAAAGCCTTGGCTGAATCTGCTGACATGGGCGAAATGCTCACGTTCTGGCAGAACGCCGCCACGCTGGACAAAAAAAGCCAGATCGCCGTTTTCCGCGATGGAAAGCGCGAAGTGTATCAGGTGGCCCCAGAGATTGCCGAAGTCATGAACGGCCTGAGTACTGAAACCATTCCTTTGCTGGTAAAACTAATCTCCATTCCGGCAAAGATGCTGCGAGCTGGCGCCACGCTTACGCCGGACTTTATGGTTCGTAACCTCATCCGTGATGCCGTTTCTACAGGCGTTCTTTCCCGCACAGGCTTCATCCCCGGCTTGGACACGGCCAAAGGGTTGAAACGCGCTGTGGCAAAGGACAAGTTCTATTGGGATTGGGTGAAGGCTGGCGGAGATCAGGCCAGCCTTGTGAGCATGGACAGAACAACACTTCAAACAACGCTCAAAGACATTACGGCCACCGGCTACACTGAGCGCGTTTGGAACGTGGTCAAGAATCCTTTGGAGCTGCTGCGCCTTGGCTCGGAACTTTCAGAAAAAATGACCCGCCTGGGCGAGTTCGGCAAGGCCACAGAGAAACACGGCAACGACAAGGCCGGATTGATGCAGGCCGCCTATGAATCGCGGGATATTATGGACTTTTCGCGCCGGGGCAAGTTGACGGCCTCGTTCAACCTCATAACCGCCTTTTTCAATGCCAGCATGCAAGGGCTGGACAGAACGGCTCGCGGGGCCGTGGAAAACCCCAGGCGCTTTCTTGTGCGCACGGCTCTGTTCATTGGCATTCCGTCCATACTCAACGCCATTAACAACTATGGAGACAAGAACGTTGCCGAGGTTCCGCGCGCCCAAAGGGATATGTTCTGGATTACACCTATCGGGCAAGGAGAGAACAAGGTTCTCTTGCGCATTCCCAAGCCTTTTGAACAAGGCGTCATGTTCGGCTCAACGCTAGAGCGGGCTACGGAATTCATTCTCGACGCGGCACATGACAAGTACGGCAGTATTGATAAGGCCAGACAGGAGGCCTTCAGGGGGCTTGGCAAGTCTATGTTCGATGTTTCTGCACCCAACCTTGTACCGACTGCCTTCGCCCCGGTGATTGAAGCCTTTGCAAACAGGTCGCTGCCCTTT
The Desulfovibrio sp. genome window above contains:
- a CDS encoding AlpA family phage regulatory protein, whose product is MTNTILPTTGFMRLSQVLQFIPISQSTWYSGIKTGRFPQPVKLGPRTTVYRAEDIRKLIDEFGVQSPAQ
- a CDS encoding DUF6475 domain-containing protein — translated: MRAEDFDRFDALIQGVADCYGQTLTAQGIALRFKMLTPFDYAAVERAALAIMATRKFTTMPTPADFIDHLNGGNVEDQAEVESGKVLQAISTHGGYASVVFDDPTTQAVIVQAYGGWVQMCAKCGVEESEKWFRTNFAKTWAAYKRQDIKVFGVLGGRCEIQNTANGFAEYQDKPKLVGNQKKAIAVLESVEKSGLESSSTGIVSLLEAGLKNSMQGISQ
- a CDS encoding helix-turn-helix domain-containing protein, coding for MTTNFTQGWLTLAEVAEFLRVSPTTVRRLITTGRLRANNTSCATRPLWRIHEQWIADYAQKTPEQKEENNAPMQTAED
- a CDS encoding tyrosine-type recombinase/integrase, which produces MPPCRPLKIEECAAMYSAYTGRHKLRNQCLHLLCLTRGLRIHEALSIRVSDVLQNRQVVQALQVQRGKMKQAAQGRTILLPAQTREAIRLQLDWLLKYGHLGPDQFLFRSQLGDRPMQVAEAWKIFNDAANKAGLRRDLGTLATHSWRKTFATEIFCAAIDRVQAGERIDPMREVARALGHADMKNTEKYLPVDPEVAFKNMQMLEARHSYALP
- a CDS encoding LPD38 domain-containing protein, which codes for MSQQLEQPKGNQDFYLELRTRGYSDQEIQDYMRPHLTDRGFSDQEINSYFKGYDPVSMLDAIQYGFQGSVTGLASREKLPDSLTPQQVSQMSTMQRVGMQVGTLAGDMPTLAAGAAAGLLGGPAAPVSVPASAMALTEGTRAYYMEQIKNGDVRSSEEFLRRSGAVLGSAAKGAVIGGLTGGAGVVAGRGAAMLGATTGMQTAASLTAETATMPTTAAGIEGRLPEPHEFVDAAILVGGIHAAGGLRHVPEVVPKLRDIYAKTGKDPIAVAQAAETDPTVRQDILSINRDIPQAIAEEIAAKRPQDIKPESETESSAPTTPTAASDEGALQSAGSGTHIPIAEDKPVMPEGELSRAAAVPLSDVVQSLADALEVPIRTGKMGPSGRDAEGIYKVTPEVIRTRTANDVATVVHEAGHHIQKQLFGDISAAPLRAFRDELAPIATQPRAGQSALPEGFAEFVAKYVVNPDEAKAVAPRFYEHFEKTLSERAPEFGTALLNAREAVKRWADQPAAQEVLSHISIEGRESEGLISRLLSKDTWDTLYTNFVDRLYPLKKATDILAEGKELPADMNPYTLARTFAGAKGKATHFIERSPFTYGTWENVGKPLAETLRAVDNLDEFRAFLVSRRGLELESRGIKSGIRPEAMRATAERLGEKYEPLARELDEYQNHVVNYLVDSGMLSAETAAAMREMNQNYVPFFRVMENAGGFLGSGKSLTGRNPIRRVKGSGRDIIDPLESIIKNTYAMIEAAEKNGIGRALTDLASKTDGAGWLVEKLPTPKAAVQVRAEDVSKAFIDSLGPISPSIKDSIKALAESADMGEMLTFWQNAATLDKKSQIAVFRDGKREVYQVAPEIAEVMNGLSTETIPLLVKLISIPAKMLRAGATLTPDFMVRNLIRDAVSTGVLSRTGFIPGLDTAKGLKRAVAKDKFYWDWVKAGGDQASLVSMDRTTLQTTLKDITATGYTERVWNVVKNPLELLRLGSELSEKMTRLGEFGKATEKHGNDKAGLMQAAYESRDIMDFSRRGKLTASFNLITAFFNASMQGLDRTARGAVENPRRFLVRTALFIGIPSILNAINNYGDKNVAEVPRAQRDMFWITPIGQGENKVLLRIPKPFEQGVMFGSTLERATEFILDAAHDKYGSIDKARQEAFRGLGKSMFDVSAPNLVPTAFAPVIEAFANRSLPFDRPIIPKNREGLLPEYQYTPSTTELTKALSSFVGALPPVGEMNTFSPARAENYIRGWTGGMGMYALQLVDAMARKAGVVNDPVKPAATLADIPFVRAFVIRHPSMGAESIQRFFDHYEESTSYLKTINALGRDFKYNDVANLLPYSVYQAMDAPHKALSEITKAIDLINKIPSMTPDEKRQQIDSLYLHAIEVAKFGNMVFEALQPDIERLKQRAEGK